One segment of Panicum virgatum strain AP13 chromosome 3K, P.virgatum_v5, whole genome shotgun sequence DNA contains the following:
- the LOC120700619 gene encoding uncharacterized protein LOC120700619: protein MLTEIEDVVNLKILIEEVRLDQDATTPSVRLRHRATPSYPPGRRGEERRRRSRKVDLPDEYPRRATTTLRFLPSSVPPNKSYYSTAIMAKDALALMDHLGWKKAHVFGHSMGMCQGHIFNRNAI from the exons ATGCTCACTGAAATTGAAGATGTTGTCAACCTCAAGATATTGATTGAAGAAGTTCGGCTTGATCAAGAC GCCACCACGCCGTCGGTCCGCCTGCGCCACCGCGCCACGCCGAGCtacccgccgggccgccgcggagaagaacggaggaggaggagccgcaaAGTTGACCTACCCGACGAGTACCCGCGCCGAGCCACCACGACGCTGCGCTTCTTGCCCAGCTCCGTGCCCCCGAACAAATCCTACTACTC GACGGCGATCATGGCGAAGGACGCCTTGGCCTTGATGGATCATTTGGGGTGGAAGAAAGCACATGTCTTTGGCCACTCTATGG GAATGTGTCAAGGGCATATCTTCAACAGGAATGCAATCTAA